From one Lotus japonicus ecotype B-129 chromosome 3, LjGifu_v1.2 genomic stretch:
- the LOC130746732 gene encoding equilibrative nucleotide transporter 3-like isoform X1 codes for MVNGEAGELPTPTRLEGKYAAIIVCWLLGNGSLFSWNSMLTIEDYYVYLFPKYHPSRVLSLVYQPFAIGTLAILAYNEAKINTQRRNLFGYTLFFITTLLVLILNLATSGKGGLETFIVICAISGAFGVADAHVQGGMVGDLSYMQPEFLQSFLAGSAASGALTSALRLITKAAFENSKDGLRKGAILFFAISTFFELLCVLLYASVFPKLPIVKYYRLKAASEGSKTVSADLAAGLIQTLPEGEEYAKEQKRKGIKQLLLENIDYALDIFLIYVLTLSIFPGFLSEDTGSHSLGSWYALVLIAMYNVWDLIGRYIPLLKCLKLENRKMITVAILCRFLLVPAFYFTAKYGDQGWMIMLTSFLGLSNGHLTVCVLTSAPKGYKGPEQNALGNLLVLFLFGGIFAGLTLDWLWLIGKGW; via the exons ATGGTCAACGGTGAGGCGGGTGAGCTTCCAACACCAACACGTCTTGAG GGAAAATATGCTGCAATAATTGTCTGCTGGCTTCTTGGCAATGGATCTCTTTTCTCATGGAACAGTATGCTCACAATAGAAGACTACTATGTTTACTTGTTTCCG AAATACCACCCCTCCAGGGTGCTTAGTCTTGTATATCAGCCATTTGCAATTGGAACACTTGCTATACTGGCTTATAATGAGGCAAAAATCAATACACAAAGACGGAACCTATTTGGATACACTCTTTTTTTCATAACCACTTTGTTGGTGTTGATT TTGAATTTAGCAACATCAGGTAAAGGAGGACTTGAAACATTCATTGTTATATGTGCAATTAGTGGTGCTTTTGGAGTTGCAGATGCTCATGTTCAAGGTGGAATGGTGGGAGACCTGTCCTACATGCAACCAGAATTCCTTCAG TCTTTCCTTGCTGGCTCAGCAGCATCCGGTGCATTAACCTCTGCTTTGAGGCTAATTACAAAAGCAGCATTTGAGAATTCTAAGGATGGTCTTCGAAAAGGAGCCA TTCTATTCTTTGCCATATCAACATTCTTTGAGCTTCTATGTGTTCTTCTCTATGCATCTGTTTTCCCCAAATTACCAATTGTTAAGTACTACCGATTAAAAGCAGCATCAGAAGGATCCAAAACTGTTTCAGCTGATCTTGCAGCTGGTTTAATCCAGACATTACCTGAA GGCGAGGAATATGCAAAAGAACAAAAGCGGAAGGGAATCAAGCAATTGTTATTGGAAAACATTGATTATGCACTTGATATATTCCTAATATATGTCTTAACACTGTCAATTTTCCCTGGATTCCTTTCAGAAGATACAGGATCACATAGTTTAGGGTCCTG gtatgctcttgttttaattGCAATGTATAATGTGTGGGATCTGATTGGAAGGTACATTCCACTCTTGAAATGCTTGAAGTTGGAGAACCGAAAGATGATCACGGTAGCAATTCTATGTCGTTTCTTGCTTGTTCCTGCATTTTATTTCACTGCAAAGTATGGTGACCAGGGGTGGATGATAATGTTGACATCCTTCTTGGGGCTATCCAATGGCCACCTTACTGTCTGTGTTCTCACATCTGCACCCAAAGGTTACAAG GGTCCAGAACAAAATGCCTTGGGAAACCTATTGGTGCTGTTTCTTTTTGGAGGAATTTTTGCAGGGCTGACCCTTGACTGGCTGTGGTTAATAGGTAAAGGGTGGTGA
- the LOC130746732 gene encoding equilibrative nucleotide transporter 3-like isoform X2 has product MKYHPSRVLSLVYQPFAIGTLAILAYNEAKINTQRRNLFGYTLFFITTLLVLILNLATSGKGGLETFIVICAISGAFGVADAHVQGGMVGDLSYMQPEFLQSFLAGSAASGALTSALRLITKAAFENSKDGLRKGAILFFAISTFFELLCVLLYASVFPKLPIVKYYRLKAASEGSKTVSADLAAGLIQTLPEGEEYAKEQKRKGIKQLLLENIDYALDIFLIYVLTLSIFPGFLSEDTGSHSLGSWYALVLIAMYNVWDLIGRYIPLLKCLKLENRKMITVAILCRFLLVPAFYFTAKYGDQGWMIMLTSFLGLSNGHLTVCVLTSAPKGYKGPEQNALGNLLVLFLFGGIFAGLTLDWLWLIGKGW; this is encoded by the exons ATG AAATACCACCCCTCCAGGGTGCTTAGTCTTGTATATCAGCCATTTGCAATTGGAACACTTGCTATACTGGCTTATAATGAGGCAAAAATCAATACACAAAGACGGAACCTATTTGGATACACTCTTTTTTTCATAACCACTTTGTTGGTGTTGATT TTGAATTTAGCAACATCAGGTAAAGGAGGACTTGAAACATTCATTGTTATATGTGCAATTAGTGGTGCTTTTGGAGTTGCAGATGCTCATGTTCAAGGTGGAATGGTGGGAGACCTGTCCTACATGCAACCAGAATTCCTTCAG TCTTTCCTTGCTGGCTCAGCAGCATCCGGTGCATTAACCTCTGCTTTGAGGCTAATTACAAAAGCAGCATTTGAGAATTCTAAGGATGGTCTTCGAAAAGGAGCCA TTCTATTCTTTGCCATATCAACATTCTTTGAGCTTCTATGTGTTCTTCTCTATGCATCTGTTTTCCCCAAATTACCAATTGTTAAGTACTACCGATTAAAAGCAGCATCAGAAGGATCCAAAACTGTTTCAGCTGATCTTGCAGCTGGTTTAATCCAGACATTACCTGAA GGCGAGGAATATGCAAAAGAACAAAAGCGGAAGGGAATCAAGCAATTGTTATTGGAAAACATTGATTATGCACTTGATATATTCCTAATATATGTCTTAACACTGTCAATTTTCCCTGGATTCCTTTCAGAAGATACAGGATCACATAGTTTAGGGTCCTG gtatgctcttgttttaattGCAATGTATAATGTGTGGGATCTGATTGGAAGGTACATTCCACTCTTGAAATGCTTGAAGTTGGAGAACCGAAAGATGATCACGGTAGCAATTCTATGTCGTTTCTTGCTTGTTCCTGCATTTTATTTCACTGCAAAGTATGGTGACCAGGGGTGGATGATAATGTTGACATCCTTCTTGGGGCTATCCAATGGCCACCTTACTGTCTGTGTTCTCACATCTGCACCCAAAGGTTACAAG GGTCCAGAACAAAATGCCTTGGGAAACCTATTGGTGCTGTTTCTTTTTGGAGGAATTTTTGCAGGGCTGACCCTTGACTGGCTGTGGTTAATAGGTAAAGGGTGGTGA